In the genome of Leucobacter luti, one region contains:
- the zapE gene encoding cell division protein ZapE, protein MSSDKQHSAARLVDRRPSISGTELVATLVPPPQFDHASFESYRPDPDYPSQAEARDLLQAFAGPGTPAGRGGGGLFGFGRKKQAAPTAPAKPGVYLDGGFGVGKTHLLAATWHATAGRKYFGTFIEYTALVGALGYAGAVGVLQGARLICIDEFELDDPGDTMLMTRLIGDLTSTGSRIVATSNTPPNALGEGRFAASDFMREIQAMADRFRTIRIDGVDYRQRDIEGDARALSDDAYRFALADVAASGERMTDDDFTELTEHLATVHPSAYSGLLAGVQCIGLRDVHELTDQSAALRFVAFIDRVYDAQIPIRATGLSLTSIFGGGMIDGGYRKKYLRCISRLNALTASEISA, encoded by the coding sequence ATGTCCTCTGACAAGCAGCACAGCGCCGCGCGCCTCGTTGACCGCCGGCCCAGCATTTCCGGAACCGAACTCGTTGCGACCCTCGTGCCGCCTCCGCAGTTCGATCATGCCTCGTTTGAGTCGTACCGCCCAGATCCCGATTACCCCTCGCAAGCTGAAGCGCGCGACCTGCTTCAGGCGTTCGCTGGGCCGGGAACTCCCGCAGGACGCGGCGGCGGCGGCCTCTTTGGCTTTGGGCGGAAGAAGCAGGCGGCCCCGACTGCCCCAGCAAAGCCAGGAGTGTACCTCGACGGAGGATTCGGCGTCGGCAAAACCCACCTGCTTGCTGCCACCTGGCACGCAACTGCCGGGCGCAAATACTTTGGCACGTTCATCGAGTACACCGCACTGGTCGGGGCGCTCGGCTACGCGGGTGCTGTGGGCGTGTTGCAGGGTGCGCGGCTCATCTGCATCGACGAGTTCGAACTCGATGACCCGGGCGACACCATGTTGATGACTCGGCTTATTGGCGATCTCACCTCGACCGGATCACGCATCGTCGCGACGTCCAACACCCCACCCAACGCGTTGGGAGAGGGACGGTTCGCGGCTTCGGACTTCATGCGAGAGATCCAGGCCATGGCTGACCGTTTCCGCACGATCCGGATCGATGGCGTTGACTACCGTCAGCGCGACATCGAGGGCGATGCGCGCGCGCTGAGCGACGACGCGTACCGTTTTGCGCTTGCGGACGTTGCTGCCTCCGGTGAACGTATGACTGACGACGACTTCACTGAGCTGACAGAACACCTCGCCACCGTGCACCCCTCCGCGTACTCAGGGTTGCTGGCCGGCGTGCAGTGCATTGGCCTGCGCGACGTGCACGAGTTGACTGATCAGTCTGCTGCACTTCGCTTCGTTGCGTTTATCGACCGCGTCTACGACGCCCAGATCCCGATTCGCGCAACTGGCCTTTCGCTGACCTCGATCTTCGGCGGCGGCATGATTGACGGCGGCTATCGCAAGAAGTACCTCCGCTGCATTTCGCGTCTGAACGCGTTGACGGCGAGCGAGATCTCAGCGTGA
- a CDS encoding VOC family protein, with product MSGAPPIGSLYGVVFDCPDPAALAEFYRGVLGGVLDPDDDDWVDLVLPGGGLRIGFQLVPEYVPPVWPGTEGAQQMHLDIAVGDLNAAEEHLLELGARLVDMQATFRVYLDPVGHPFCTVH from the coding sequence ATGAGTGGCGCACCACCGATTGGCTCACTCTACGGCGTCGTATTTGATTGCCCTGACCCAGCGGCTCTCGCTGAGTTCTACCGCGGTGTTCTGGGCGGTGTACTCGATCCTGACGACGATGACTGGGTAGATCTCGTGCTCCCCGGTGGCGGGCTCCGCATCGGCTTTCAACTCGTGCCCGAGTACGTACCACCGGTATGGCCTGGCACTGAGGGCGCACAGCAGATGCATCTCGATATCGCAGTGGGGGATCTCAACGCCGCGGAAGAGCACCTGCTTGAGCTGGGAGCAAGACTCGTCGATATGCAAGCGACGTTCCGGGTCTACCTAGATCCGGTGGGTCACCCGTTTTGCACGGTTCACTAG
- a CDS encoding DUF1345 domain-containing protein — protein MSARGSREIPLRFDDGFRAGIALLLTCPVPVAFAIPVLLSDHFGQAELRLLFALMCAMFSGFFLVYLLWSHHLFVRTDHGELVEIASTQQLRGPSRLSRMLGVARTNDWVILSAASALIVSISAVVIGGDGGGIWLAFLVLVTTACAWATLVYAYAFRYFRLHASGDHIEFEIDDEPRFIDFVSMAVMVSSVGALSAGSPRTRAGLGAVRSHTVVAFAFNALVVAMIVSLVGGFITAP, from the coding sequence ATGTCTGCGCGCGGTTCACGAGAGATTCCACTTCGCTTCGACGACGGCTTCCGGGCCGGAATCGCGCTCCTGCTCACGTGTCCTGTTCCTGTGGCGTTCGCCATTCCGGTGCTGCTCTCCGATCACTTCGGGCAGGCGGAGCTGCGGCTCTTGTTTGCGCTCATGTGCGCGATGTTCTCAGGCTTCTTCCTCGTGTACCTACTCTGGTCCCATCATCTGTTCGTGCGCACAGACCATGGGGAGCTGGTCGAGATTGCTAGCACGCAGCAACTCAGGGGGCCGAGCAGGCTCTCTCGAATGCTGGGGGTCGCGCGCACGAACGATTGGGTGATCCTGAGCGCAGCGAGCGCGCTCATCGTCTCCATTTCCGCCGTGGTCATCGGTGGCGACGGCGGGGGCATATGGCTCGCGTTCCTCGTGCTTGTCACCACGGCATGCGCCTGGGCGACACTCGTCTATGCCTACGCTTTCAGATACTTCCGACTCCACGCGAGCGGGGATCACATCGAGTTCGAGATCGATGATGAGCCAAGGTTCATCGACTTCGTGTCGATGGCGGTGATGGTTTCTTCAGTGGGGGCGCTCTCCGCTGGGTCGCCGCGTACTCGTGCCGGGCTTGGCGCCGTGCGATCCCATACGGTCGTCGCGTTTGCATTCAATGCGCTCGTCGTGGCGATGATTGTGTCGCTCGTCGGCGGCTTCATCACTGCGCCCTGA
- a CDS encoding Rv0909 family putative TA system antitoxin, producing MSIEDLSKKATEVAGKVGEFAKENADKVGEALKSDQAESISDKILDGAADLANKVTGGSHADKIAEVRDNLDGKIGNQ from the coding sequence ATGAGCATCGAAGATCTGAGTAAGAAGGCAACCGAGGTTGCTGGCAAGGTGGGGGAGTTCGCAAAGGAGAACGCTGACAAGGTGGGCGAGGCGCTGAAGAGCGACCAGGCCGAATCCATCAGCGACAAGATCCTTGACGGCGCCGCTGACCTCGCAAACAAGGTGACTGGCGGTAGCCACGCCGACAAGATCGCGGAAGTCCGTGACAATCTCGACGGCAAGATCGGCAATCAGTAA
- a CDS encoding GNAT family N-acetyltransferase, translating into MLDLSLLPFVSERATLRRMSSADAPLYTAGTADPELRSWPPLPVSEHHSAPPALSNAETDEQRMGREDLTVLTIAHPQTDEFIGSLMLFNVTHDSAEICWWLVSRYRGSGRAEAALALASELARRGGFVALRAQASAANVVAHRVLEKAGYLDQGWKPGRTGAREQVELRRYELAVPADLTPTLRTERLRLRGYERRDRDALQRMYGDPESAKYLLDEPWSDSFAELQINQRLPRTSLTRAPHSLGWVVEHEGAVVGEVLLWLTDVAGKVAEIGWVLDPSASGKGFATEAVTAVLRLAFEDYELHRVVAQLDPRNEASARLAQRVGLRQEAHLRQNWWSKGEWTDTLIFAALHSDPGFMPEQR; encoded by the coding sequence ATGCTGGATCTCTCATTGCTCCCGTTCGTCTCGGAGCGCGCGACACTGCGACGCATGTCCTCCGCTGACGCTCCCCTCTACACTGCCGGAACCGCCGATCCCGAACTGCGGAGCTGGCCACCTCTCCCAGTATCTGAGCACCACTCTGCGCCACCGGCGCTCTCCAACGCTGAAACCGATGAACAGCGCATGGGCCGCGAAGATTTGACGGTCTTGACGATCGCACATCCTCAGACCGACGAATTCATCGGCAGCCTCATGCTGTTCAATGTGACACACGACTCGGCCGAGATTTGCTGGTGGCTTGTGTCACGGTACCGAGGAAGCGGCCGAGCCGAAGCGGCGCTCGCCCTCGCGAGCGAACTTGCCAGGAGAGGTGGCTTCGTCGCACTGCGTGCACAGGCCTCCGCCGCAAACGTCGTGGCGCACCGCGTTCTCGAGAAGGCGGGCTACCTCGATCAAGGCTGGAAACCTGGACGGACGGGAGCTCGCGAGCAGGTCGAGCTGCGCCGATATGAGCTCGCGGTTCCGGCCGATCTCACTCCGACGCTGCGCACCGAACGCTTGCGGCTTCGCGGGTACGAACGACGTGATCGCGACGCGCTGCAGCGGATGTACGGTGACCCTGAATCGGCCAAGTATCTCCTTGATGAACCGTGGTCAGACAGCTTCGCCGAACTCCAGATCAATCAGCGGCTCCCCCGCACCAGCTTGACGAGAGCCCCGCATTCGCTCGGGTGGGTGGTCGAGCATGAAGGCGCCGTAGTCGGCGAGGTGCTGCTCTGGTTGACTGACGTTGCAGGCAAGGTAGCCGAAATCGGCTGGGTGCTGGATCCTTCTGCGAGCGGCAAAGGCTTCGCGACAGAAGCGGTGACTGCTGTGCTGCGGCTCGCATTTGAGGACTATGAGCTGCATCGAGTCGTCGCGCAGCTGGACCCTCGCAACGAGGCTTCGGCCCGCCTGGCTCAGCGCGTGGGATTGCGCCAGGAGGCGCACCTGCGACAAAACTGGTGGAGCAAGGGCGAGTGGACGGACACGCTGATATTTGCGGCGCTCCATTCAGACCCGGGGTTTATGCCAGAACAGCGGTAG
- a CDS encoding TetR/AcrR family transcriptional regulator, which translates to MSYWEHERPVHRTRAISTANLAAATAKLLDFGGTGAVTVRAVARELGVAPASLYSRITAADDLFDIALDATLGEDMNIRLAERGVTLEELMIAYYRHLVQHPWASRVIAMRAPRGPNYLALSERMVVLLEQGGHADPLTAAYALSNFVTGSASTTPMAGSERVAAVPAELAPRYAALHATQHLDPERIFLTGLRALLVTSSDTGGASLDRAQRA; encoded by the coding sequence GTGAGCTATTGGGAGCATGAGCGGCCCGTGCATCGCACGCGTGCCATCAGCACCGCGAACCTCGCGGCAGCTACTGCGAAGTTACTGGACTTCGGCGGCACGGGAGCTGTGACCGTGCGCGCAGTTGCACGTGAGTTGGGGGTGGCCCCCGCGAGTCTGTACTCACGCATCACCGCGGCAGATGACCTGTTTGACATCGCCCTTGACGCGACGCTGGGTGAGGACATGAACATTCGCCTCGCAGAGCGGGGAGTGACGCTCGAAGAACTCATGATCGCCTACTACCGGCACCTGGTGCAGCATCCGTGGGCGAGCCGGGTGATTGCGATGCGTGCGCCGCGTGGCCCCAACTACCTCGCTCTTTCCGAGCGCATGGTGGTGTTGCTCGAACAGGGAGGGCACGCCGATCCACTCACGGCCGCATATGCGCTGTCGAACTTCGTCACGGGCAGTGCGAGCACGACGCCCATGGCGGGCAGTGAGCGCGTTGCGGCGGTCCCCGCTGAGCTTGCTCCGCGCTACGCAGCACTTCATGCGACGCAGCACTTGGATCCTGAGCGCATCTTCTTGACAGGGTTGCGTGCGCTCTTGGTGACTTCGAGCGACACCGGGGGTGCATCTCTCGATCGGGCCCAGCGTGCCTGA
- a CDS encoding tyrosine-type recombinase/integrase: MKEALAEGLIDVNPCVVVGGKSQRTGIEIAPPRSDAEFEKLLEEMPDEYKALVVVFAAAACRFGEAVDLRADDITALRDWEGEIEYVAVTIDSQVQIIDGIVHQILPKAESVRSVIVSGEDAEIIAERVEGRTGRERLFPARTDPSRPLSRSTFDRHYDRARKAAGMPNTRPYDLRHFAGTRYAQTGATLKEIMARLGHSSPSAALRYQHDADEARRIELATKAGRKRRMNKV, from the coding sequence ATGAAGGAGGCGCTCGCTGAAGGCCTCATCGATGTGAACCCCTGCGTCGTGGTTGGCGGCAAGTCACAGCGCACCGGCATCGAGATTGCGCCGCCAAGAAGCGATGCCGAATTCGAGAAGCTCCTCGAAGAGATGCCGGACGAGTACAAGGCGCTGGTCGTCGTGTTCGCTGCCGCTGCTTGTCGCTTCGGCGAAGCAGTGGACCTGCGAGCTGACGACATTACAGCGCTTCGCGATTGGGAGGGCGAGATTGAGTACGTTGCCGTAACTATCGATAGTCAAGTACAGATCATCGACGGCATCGTGCACCAGATCCTACCTAAGGCCGAGAGCGTTCGCTCGGTCATTGTGTCTGGAGAGGATGCCGAGATAATCGCCGAACGAGTCGAGGGTCGTACTGGCCGTGAGCGGCTCTTCCCTGCGCGCACGGATCCAAGTAGGCCGCTTTCGCGGTCAACATTCGACCGCCACTATGACCGAGCGCGCAAGGCAGCGGGTATGCCGAACACCCGCCCCTACGATCTCAGGCACTTCGCCGGAACCCGCTATGCGCAGACTGGCGCAACACTCAAAGAAATCATGGCCAGACTCGGACATTCGAGCCCCAGTGCCGCTCTGCGCTACCAGCATGATGCAGACGAAGCACGGCGCATCGAACTGGCAACGAAGGCAGGAAGGAAGCGGCGCATGAACAAGGTCTGA
- a CDS encoding toll/interleukin-1 receptor domain-containing protein, translated as MKVFVSWSGNESKKLAEKIREWLPSILLQNVSAFVSSQDIEKGSRGLSVIASNLEDTDYGIIILTQETQNAPWLNFEAGALGKSLGESRVSPVLVDVTQADVSGPIQQFQMTSLSDRDDVWKLLTDINALVDNPVPKDAMRTLFDKEWPAFELAVQEARKGSGPTKTSRPADEILDEVLFRVRNIERRSIPERRRFGPTGLSREQEHKLVDLVFSYIATPNNEELRGGIKVGTSGPTVAVSVPVDAKPDIEGLQRIANHEGVRIELGDLGVIIEPRST; from the coding sequence ATGAAGGTTTTTGTAAGCTGGTCTGGCAATGAAAGCAAGAAGCTCGCTGAGAAAATCAGAGAGTGGTTGCCAAGCATACTTCTTCAGAACGTCAGTGCCTTCGTTTCTAGCCAGGACATCGAGAAGGGCTCAAGGGGGCTGAGCGTAATCGCTAGCAACCTTGAGGACACCGACTACGGAATCATCATTCTTACCCAGGAGACACAAAACGCGCCTTGGCTCAACTTCGAAGCAGGTGCACTGGGGAAATCGCTGGGAGAGTCACGCGTATCTCCCGTGCTCGTCGATGTTACGCAGGCTGATGTAAGCGGCCCAATTCAGCAGTTTCAGATGACTAGCCTCTCCGATAGGGATGACGTTTGGAAGCTACTTACGGACATCAACGCTCTGGTAGACAACCCCGTCCCGAAAGATGCTATGCGTACTCTTTTTGATAAGGAATGGCCAGCTTTCGAGCTCGCAGTCCAGGAAGCCCGAAAAGGATCCGGCCCGACCAAGACTTCGCGACCTGCTGACGAGATCCTCGATGAAGTTCTTTTCCGAGTTCGGAACATAGAACGTCGCTCGATTCCTGAGCGACGTCGCTTCGGCCCGACGGGACTCTCCCGGGAACAAGAACACAAGCTGGTGGATCTAGTCTTCAGCTATATAGCCACACCGAACAACGAAGAACTCCGAGGTGGAATCAAGGTGGGCACTTCTGGACCAACTGTGGCTGTTTCTGTCCCGGTTGACGCAAAGCCCGACATTGAGGGATTGCAGAGGATCGCAAACCACGAGGGCGTCCGGATTGAGCTTGGCGACCTTGGAGTGATTATTGAACCGCGTAGCACTTGA
- a CDS encoding helix-turn-helix domain-containing protein: protein MDKKGTLNRRVGVNLRRIRIAQGVGQEAYAQVLGWDRTYVGGLERGERNLTLDTLEELAERVGVDPLELLRGVGDARS from the coding sequence ATGGACAAGAAGGGCACCCTGAATAGGCGCGTCGGTGTGAACCTGCGCCGCATCAGGATCGCGCAGGGCGTGGGTCAGGAGGCCTACGCGCAGGTGCTCGGCTGGGATCGGACGTACGTTGGCGGGTTGGAGCGAGGCGAGCGCAATCTCACATTGGACACTCTCGAAGAGCTAGCGGAGCGCGTCGGAGTCGATCCTCTTGAACTCTTGCGTGGTGTGGGAGATGCCAGGTCTTAA
- a CDS encoding DUF4062 domain-containing protein, translating to MTKKYQIFVSSTYEDLKVERNRVIQGILELGHIPVGMEMFSAGDEEQWKVIARNIEQSDYYVVIVAHRYGSMSGDISYTRKEYEYAVACGVPIIGFVVDPDATWPPAFVDTEAPHTTGLREFKALVTSKLVGFWQNADDLYGQATVALVKAANTNPRTGWVRADAAVGTETVAEMTRLSAENAELRRALKEATTAAIEDRTAHLQAVYDRLSDMEWSHSVRVVGNDEWLEGEPINLRLIFEILSPGMVIEMTKDSISELLVLHASAQANEARVRHVPTNTRDEMLADFMSLDLMQPSSLRHPVSDKNEYWTLTELGQELLKFIRRMELDKAPEAVKSDEDTPF from the coding sequence ATGACCAAGAAGTACCAGATTTTCGTAAGTTCGACCTACGAGGACCTTAAGGTTGAACGAAACCGAGTAATTCAGGGAATCCTTGAGCTTGGCCACATACCTGTTGGAATGGAGATGTTCAGCGCGGGCGATGAAGAGCAGTGGAAAGTCATTGCCAGGAACATTGAGCAGAGCGATTACTATGTCGTCATCGTCGCCCACAGATATGGCTCTATGTCTGGTGACATAAGCTACACGCGCAAGGAGTATGAGTATGCAGTAGCGTGCGGGGTTCCCATTATTGGATTCGTTGTAGATCCGGATGCAACCTGGCCCCCTGCCTTCGTGGACACTGAAGCTCCACACACGACGGGCCTAAGGGAGTTCAAAGCGCTCGTTACTTCCAAGCTCGTTGGGTTCTGGCAGAACGCAGATGACCTCTACGGTCAGGCAACAGTCGCACTTGTGAAGGCAGCCAATACGAATCCTCGAACTGGCTGGGTAAGGGCCGACGCTGCGGTTGGCACTGAGACCGTTGCGGAGATGACGAGGTTGAGCGCAGAGAATGCTGAGCTGAGGCGCGCCCTCAAAGAGGCAACGACCGCAGCGATTGAGGATCGCACCGCTCATTTGCAAGCAGTCTACGATCGTCTGTCAGACATGGAGTGGTCCCACAGCGTTCGAGTCGTCGGTAACGATGAATGGCTTGAGGGCGAGCCCATTAACCTTCGCCTCATTTTTGAAATACTTTCCCCGGGCATGGTTATCGAAATGACGAAGGACAGCATCTCCGAGCTCCTTGTCCTGCATGCTTCTGCTCAAGCTAACGAGGCGCGAGTCCGTCACGTCCCGACCAACACGCGAGACGAAATGCTCGCGGACTTCATGTCGCTCGATCTGATGCAGCCGTCGTCTCTGCGTCACCCTGTTTCCGATAAAAACGAGTATTGGACGCTGACCGAGCTCGGACAGGAGTTGCTCAAGTTCATCCGGAGAATGGAACTAGACAAAGCCCCAGAGGCCGTCAAGAGCGACGAAGACACCCCTTTTTAG